The region TTGGTATGTGAAATTAACACACCACACTAATCTTAAACTCTTTTTACCATGTTCATGGTATTGACACAAACAGACTCCTTCATTCTTTGATATGTTAGTGGTTCTACGGCACAGCCTCTGGACTAATCTATTTTTTGGTAACTCTACTTTTGAGGTTGAGATGCAAAAAATTTCCAGGTTATCTTGAACCATTTTTATCCACTCAAAAGTAGATAATCGCTTTAACAACGATAATAAAGGACTAAATCCTCTTAATTTTCTTGTTCAGGTGCTCGCGAGAGCATCATGAATGACGAAACTTCAGATGCTATTAGTTTGTATTCTTTAATTTGTTAATAATATATTTTGTTATTGATTCAATATTAACAAAGCTACCTGTGGAATTTAAATCATTATCAGAAACTTCAATATCAAATGTGTTTTCGATTTCCACTATCACTTTAACAAACTTTAAGGAATCTATTCCATTTTCAGAAAACAACTTAAAATCTGTGTTAATAACAATATTGGAATCGATTTTTAATTTATGTACAAAGATATCTATTATCTTACTTTCGATCTCTTTTTCATCCATTATTTAACTCCTGCAATACCTAAATCCGCCGAATCACGTTTTTTTTAACAGTA is a window of bacterium DNA encoding:
- a CDS encoding acyl carrier protein, whose product is MDEKEIESKIIDIFVHKLKIDSNIVINTDFKLFSENGIDSLKFVKVIVEIENTFDIEVSDNDLNSTGSFVNIESITKYIINKLKNTN